The sequence below is a genomic window from Lampris incognitus isolate fLamInc1 chromosome 18, fLamInc1.hap2, whole genome shotgun sequence.
AACCCGACTCAGACGTTGAAAAATACCTTTaagagactttttttttcctacactGGAGATGAAGCTCATTTTCTATTTTCCCCATTTCAGAAGACAGATATTAAAAGGAATTCGGTCTCCGTTTATGACACTAATGCGATCAACATTTGGACACCAAGTAAATGAGGGAACGTCTCCAGCTGCCATATCGCCATTTGGGTTTACATCCATCACTGGTGGTGTAGTATACCACTGAAGGAATACATAGACCACCGAGTCTCAGCATGTGCTGCACCCAAAGGAAGAGATGCGAAACCACGAGGAGTCTTCTCCTGAGACTAATTAGATCGATAAGCGGGTAAAGGAATCATGGGTATGAATGCAACGACATGTAATGCGATGCAAGTTTCTGAGCAACCAAACCTCAGCGATATAAAATGAACAGGTGGAAATGTTTGCCTCGGCTCCCTGCTAGCACTGTGGCTGGTTGGTTGAAAATGGATGATGGTGGTCACGGACTGAAATACCATTTGCCGTTTACTGGTAATTGGCTCGCTTTCTTTAATAGATGGGAATTTAGGCTTTCCTTGGTCTGCCACACACACGACACTTACAGCTACTTCCCACCAAGACGGCTAATGTGCAATGACATCCAACAACAGCATGAACCCCTCCGTCAATAAACGAAACGCTGACCCTGTAGTCGCACAACTCACCACTTTCCTCTTGGAGCAGAGGTACGCGTGGCACTCCAGGGTCCCGTTGAGGGTGTTCTGAGCAATATAGGCAAACACCTTTTCATGAAGCTTGTCTGCTGTGCAGTAGGATATCCTACGGGCCGGACACGGAGCACACCAAAAGGTCAAAGTTCAGACCAAACCACTTGCATTCAATAGGTGGTCAACTTTCAGGTAACGGCTTCAGAAAATTCAAACTGACAGTTTAgatcaccccccaccaccacacacacacacacctgtatatgGAGATATTTTCTATGAGCTTGCTGGTGAGTCGGTCATACAGAAGGATTCCCTGCGGAGACACTTTCAGGGCAACCTTCTGTGGCTTCTTCCCACTGGCTTTGGCCTTGGGAGAGAAAGCGAGGGAACAATTGGAAAGGAGAGATCAGCTCAACGGCATGCTGTTGTGGGAGACAGATGGAGATGGGTGTATGTAGAGACAGCGTGGAGTTATTTAGAATAGCATGACACGGACTACCGTAACGTTATTCACTGCATGTCACGTATCGTCTCATCCCGGTCTGTCCATCACTCACCGTGGCGACAATCCTCTTGACAGCCGCTGCCGACAGCTCCTCTCCTTTGGGCTGGTCTACTAGAGTCATGCCAAGGTGGCGAAGGTTAAAGGTCATCCCCTCCAAAATGGTCTCCCTCGTGTCGGTCCAGTTCTCTGGAAGCTCTAGAGAGGAAACGCGTGGTTTTCAGAGAGACAGGAGTTCACTTCATTCTGCCCGACTGCGGCAGGTTGAAGAATTTGAGAGGATTTCCACCTGTGGCTTGACGAAATGGGCTCTCTAGGCCAGGGGTGGGTGTAGAGTGAATATTTCACTCCAAATTAAGTTCAAAAGCATGGCAATAAAAGGCAAGGAGCAGGTATATACGTAGGAACTTTGACATACTCTGACAAGAGAagtagttttttccccccttgtccTCAATGGGACCATCACAGTTTTATCttgaatcagaaacacttcatttcatttcatgcacttgtgcacatgaaattaaacatcATTtcccacagcccacaacagtgcaacacaaagacaaacacacatatccaaactacaagaacacatgtattccaaactaacacacatctaaatgaaacaacaacaaaaaaaatctctgtccaggagaacgacgccagccaggacgactgtcagaaatgccggtctgcatgggctagcagttagcttagcccaccccacttccgcgtcccgtcagaccaccctcggtgtttcctcttcgggcgctgctccggtcagggccgtggtcctttgggcccacaggacgcagcagaccaggctcccccagcccatccaacgccagctctcccagccgaatcAGATTAGGTCACAGGTTACCTGACGACACCCGTTTACACCATTTCAACGTCTGCCTCGCGTTTCAAACGAAGAACGAAAGCCCGGCATGGGGACTTGGACATCTTTTCTTCACGAAATATATGAATCAacaattgtgggggggggggcaaaaagtaGGGAAAACAGTAACTTTTGAAGGCACAGCTGCTCCCTGTGTGTGGTGCCTTATCAGCTGTCTGTGGCGTGGCCTGCCCCTGACCCGCCGTCTGTTTACAGACACTACCCTCAGAGTGGCAGAAGGGCCAGCGGAAAGGGAAGAAAGAAAGATAAACCCAGATCCTGAGAAGTACCGGGACATTCCTCCTCCCTGTGCAACTCCGCCGGGACACAGAAACGTGTCAGAGATCAGGGACGACGGCTGCACGGCACGTGGACTGGGTTTTGGGTATAGACCGGTCTTCAGAAACCGGCAGGCAGACATCCAGTACCAGACACCACTCACCAAAACAATTCCGCAGAGGATTTGGGTTCAAAGGTCAGCGCGGACGACACGTGACAGAAACAGATGTGTGCGAGTGTGGACCGAAAACCAGACAGTAAATACAGCTTCCACCGTATAACAGGGCTacacattgttaaaaaaaacaacaatgtgtGTTTTTGCGGTGCTGTAACGTCAGGTAAGagttgtgtaatttcaccagatatGTGCGGCTTCCAACTTTCAAAACTCCACTCGCAAAGAATTTATCACCCGCAATGATTCAGTTGATCTCAGAGGCCCGAAGTAAAGCAGTTGTCCAAGACGTCGTAAATCAGGCCAAATTATTCTGTCAGGTGCTCTGCAAGACTTTTTTTCCCCAAGAGTTGCCATAAAAAAAGCGGCCCTCGCTAGATTTCGTTTTCCGTCAGCCAGGGGGAGTCTCGGCCCAGcatgactgatgggcccaatTTGTCTTGCATCGTGTCCTTTACAACGCGACTGCTGCACACGTGGCTATGGCAGTGTCGATTGTGAAATATTATCGTTTAGCCTTACCATAACGGCTCTCACGTATAAAGACTTACTGTTatagggaagaagaaaaaaatcccatCTTTTCAGATAGTAAGACAGGAAAAACAGAAGCGAGCGAGAGGAGGCATGGAAAGAAGGAGAGGATGAAGgaaatatggggggaaaaaaaacaaaaaaaagactgaaTACCACCTATAATCCGGAGTCCCGAAGTTGTCCAATGCACCAAGCAGTGATGGATGAGCTTCCACTACATGCGCCAAagtgtagaagaagaaaaaaaaaaaaagctttcctaCTCTGAACAAACACGCTGGTCCAAAGGGCCCTACTGACAAGGCAGTTCACGTCCGGGCTGATTTGTGTGTCCACACCAAATCACTGTGGAAACCAACTGCTGGCCTACAACTCCGGATCACTCTGGAACCGGGGGCCAATGCCCACTTTTCTCTCGACTCCATTGAACTATATGCAACTACACACAGGGATCTCCTGAATTTGAGGTTTTCCCTTAATGCGTTTTgagctcatgttaaaaaaaagaggaggATCAAGTGGAGGCTTTCTGCTGATGCTCAAAAACACAAGTCAGAACCAACCCAACTCGCCGACATGAACCCTCCGCAGATGCAAAAGCTAAACAAACAACGCAGAGGCATTTAGCACAGAGTTCACAGAGAGCCTATAGGCGACGACTGGCCAAATAAACAGAGGAACTTCGGGAGAAGCTCCCTTCTGTCGAGGGCCTGGAGAGACCCGAGCGTCGTATTACAATAAATACTGGCAGCGTTTTGCAGCAGTATCCTACCGAATCACGGGCCTGAACCGTCTGTGCTAATGAGACTGCTCAGTGTAGCAGCAGCACTTCACCAAGTCTACTCCCGTGGAAACAAACCACAGGAATAGACCTGTGGCAAAAATGGTGTACGGGGACAAGAAAGCGCTCCAAACCACTTTCTGGTTACCTTCTGATTTGGAGAGGACTGGGTCTCGGGCCACGGACAGCGGAGTTCTAGGTGGCGAGTGAGCGCGGCTGCAAAATCGGAGCGCCCCAAAATGGGCGTAAACAACCTTCCCGATCCGCTCCACTTTCTTCATTTCTAAAGCTGCGGCTGCCACACATGGGAACGTGCAGGCCTCGGTGTGCACAGGCGACGCGTGCGCCTTCTCTCCTCAGACTTGGTCTACGGGGTAGATCAGAAATGAGTTAAACTGAATTCCACGCCAGATATATAAGGCTTACCCGGACTCGGGACTCTTGAACAAATCTTAAAGCCTGGGGCCGCATGATGGGCGATATAGGTCAGCGGTTGGCGAGACTTGTTTGCTGTATACCGGGGAAAGACCCTCTCTGCAGCAGAATAGCAAACGCTGGCAACGTTTAGAAATGACCACCGACTTGGGAAGTCTCCGCCAGTATGCAGAAACGTGCCGGGGCTGTTCGACCGCGAGCGTTTCCAACTCCAGAGTCAGCGACACGTTTTGGATGACGCTTACAACCAACATTACGCACTACATAGGGATATTAAGGTCATCCAGCCTAGTGTGCGTTAGGAGGGCCTTGTTGCTTGTCGAGCGGCGGACAGACCAGATTGAAGCCGAACGCAGTGGCGGTGCACCGAGGGACCCGTTTGCACGCTTTGCCCATGGACATGGTCATACAGACCAATACGTAACTCGTGCTTATCATCCACCGGGGACCCGCTGGCCGGGATCAAGCGAGATTTAACTTCCAGGATTAACCAGGTGACCTCTGAGTCCTTCAGTGCTGGGAAATGGAAACAagagcccatacacacacacacacacaggcaatacCACAAGCTGcacaatggcgcagtggttagtgctgtcgcctcacagcgagaaggccctgggttcgaaccccagggtcgtcctctgtgtggagtttgcacgttctccccgtgtctgagtggggtttctgcgggtgctccgggttAATacccccgtctgtgcccctgaccgaggcctggcgagacgagctggagttggtccccgggcgctgcacgccgGCTGCCCCCGGCTGCACAGCCAGGGCGgggttaaacgcagagcgtaATTTACCCCACGGGGATCCATAGAGCATCTCAAATACCCACATGCAttttgcagtgggggggggggcgtttgtaGGGGCATCAAACTGAGCCGGCCGGGGTTAGACTCATGCTTGATACCCACCAATCAGCCAAACTTCACCACATGTTAATGATTCCCCAaggaagcccccccccacccccacccccaccccacacagaaGGACAAGGAATTCAAGCGTTATCGTTCCCTTTTCTGCAGCGAATGAGGAGCTGCGACTGAAACCGCAACGCCGCCTGAAAGACGGATTCAGACATCGCTGAGAGAGACGTTTTGGCAGAAGGGAACAACTCCCCAACTTCTCCATAATAACTCATTTCCTCTTTCAGAACCGTCATTATTCACAGCCAGCTGTTGTTCCTCTCATCCGTGACTCACTTGTCGACGTCCACATCctcgttgtgtgtatgtgtgtgtgtgtgtgtgtgtgtgtggggggggggttgacacgCAAAATTATTTAGCAGCTTAACTCTTGACGATGGTGTCTTTCTTAAgttagccaacacacacacacgcacgcacgcacgcacacacacgcaagcatacgcgcacacgcacaaacacacacacaaagttgggAGCTGTGACGGAGGGACGGGACGTCGAAGCCAAAACAGACaaacga
It includes:
- the ldlrap1a gene encoding low density lipoprotein receptor adapter protein 1a isoform X1 — translated: MKKVERIGKVVYAHFGALRFCSRAHSPPRTPLSVARDPVLSKSEELPENWTDTRETILEGMTFNLRHLGMTLVDQPKGEELSAAAVKRIVATAKASGKKPQKVALKVSPQGILLYDRLTSKLIENISIYRISYCTADKLHEKVFAYIAQNTLNGTLECHAYLCSKRKVAQAVTLTVAQAFSVAFELWQVAKEEKETRMKSGSAGEAGGSPKSERSNSVGCLKGTDVATENLLDFEEQHNSVVLESNGNVEESQVDNRRPTENNNNHPPWETADVLDEAFSRLAVSRTNPQVLDIGVTSQEWLTGPNWDSANGNTLDHASPTGDDFFGF
- the ldlrap1a gene encoding low density lipoprotein receptor adapter protein 1a isoform X3, with translation MKKVERIGKVVYAHFGALRFCSRAHSPPRTPLSVARDPVLSKSEELPENWTDTRETILEGMTFNLRHLGMTLVDQPKGEELSAAAVKRIVATAKASGKKPQKVALKVSPQGILLYDRLTSKLIENISIYRISYCTADKLHEKVFAYIAQNTLNGTLECHAYLCSKRKVAQAVTLTVAQAFSVAFELWQVAKEEKETRMKSGSAGEAGGSPKSERSNSVGCLKGTDVATENLLDFEEQHNSVVLESNGNVEESQVDNRRPTENNNNHPPWETADVLDEAFSSCALDSYRSSPDWQCRVLTPRSWTLG